From the Streptomyces sp. NBC_00390 genome, the window GCCCACGAGCTGCGCTCGCCGCTGACCTCCGTCAAGGGCTTCACCGCGACGCTGCTCGCCAAATGGGAGCGCTTCACGGACGACCAGAAGCGCCTGATGCTGGAGACCGTCGATGCCGACGCCAACCGTGTCACGCGGCTGATCGCCGAGCTCCTCGACATCTCGCGGATCGACTCCGGACGGCTCGAGGTGCGCCGCCAGCCCGTCGACATGCCCGCGGCCGTCAGCAGGCACGTCCAGGCCCACATAGCCGGCGGCCAGGCTCCCGACCGGTTCTTCGTACGCATCCGGGAGCAGCTGCCCGACCTGTGGGCCGACCCCGACAAGATCGACCAGGTACTCGGCAACCTGCTGGAAAATGCGGTGCGCCACGGCGAGGGAACCGTCACCATCGAGGTGGCGCCGGCCGCGGCGAAGAACGACGAGAAAGGCACGGCGGTCACCGTGAGCGATGAAGGCCCCGGCATCCCCGAGGAGTCGATGGGCCGTGTCTTCACCCGCTTCTGGCGGGGGAGCAAGCGCGGTGGCACCGGTCTCGGCCTCTACATCGTCAAGGGCATCGTCGAGGCGCACGGCGGGACGATCACCGTCGGCCGGGGGAGCGGCGGCGGCGCCGAGTTCCGATTTATCCTGCCCGTCGGCACTCCGGCATATCTCCAGTAGAGATCGCCCGAGCCGCCCGCGGGCTCATTCGCCTCCCCATACCCCGTTAGACTCGACCTTTGGCACCTTTGCGTCCTCGGTCGTCCTTGGTCGACGTGCGGGGTCCCCAGCCAGCCCATCGGAAGCACGGGAAGAGATGTCCGCACCCAATAAGTCGTACGACCCCGTTGAGGTCGAGGCACTGAAACCGGAACAGATCGAGCGCATGCGGGACGAGGCGCTCGCCGCCTTCGCCGCCGCAGACTCCCTCGAGGCGCTCGCCCACGCCAAGGTCGCGCACACCGGAGGCACCTCACCCCTCTCGCTCGCCAACCGTGAGATCGGCGCACTGCCCCCGCAGGCCAAGGCCGAGGCCGGCAAGCGCGTGGGCCAGGCCCGCGGCCAGGTCAGCAAGGCGCTCGCCGCCCGGCAGGCCGAGCTCGAGGCCGAGCGCGATGCCCGGGTGCTCGTCGAGGAGGCGGTCGATGTCACGCTGCCCTACGACCGCATCCCGGCAGGTGCCCGCCACCCGCTGACCACGCTCTCCGAGCGCATCGAGGACGTCTTCGTGGCCATGGGCTACGAGGTCGCCGAAGGCCCCGAGGTCGAGACCGAATGGCTGAACTTCGACGCGCTCAACATCGCCACCGACCACCCGGCCCGCGGCGAGCACGACACCTTCTTCGTGCAGGGCAGCGGGGACACCGCCCAGGCCGAGGGCCCGGCAGCAGGAAGCCAGGGCTCCGGCGTCGTGCTGCGCACGCACACCTCGCCCGTGCAGATCCGCTCCCTGCTCGAGCGTGAGCTGCCCGTCTATGTCATCTGCCCGGGCCGCGTCTACCGCACCGACGAGCTGGACGCCACGCACACTCCGGTCTTCCACCAGGTCGAGCTGCTCGCCGTCGACGAGGGCCTGACCATGGCGGACCTCAAGGGCACCCTGGACCACATGGTCCAGGCGCTGTTCGGCGAGGGCATGAAGACCCGGCTGCGCCCGAACTTCTTCCCGTTCACCGAGCCGTCCGCCGAGATGGACATGGTCTGCTACGTCTGCCGCGGCGAGTCCGTCGGCAACCCGGACCGCCCCTGCCGCACCTGCTCCAGCGAGGGCTGGATCGAGCTCGGCGGCTGCGGCATGGTCAACCCGAAGGTGCTCACGGCCTGCGGCGTCGACCCCAGCAAGTACAGCGGATTCGCTTTCGGGTTCGGCATCGAGCGAATGCTGATGTTCCGCCACAACGTCGAAGACATGCGAGACATGGTCGAGGGTGACGTCCGGTTCACCCGGCCGTTCGGGATGGAGATCTGATGCGGGTCCCGCTTTCCTGGCTGCGGGAGTACGTCGACCTGCCGGAGACGGAGACCGGCCGCGACGTCCAGGCCAAGCTCATCTCCGCCGGCCTCGAGGTCGAGACTGTCGAGCGGCTCGGCGCGGGCCTGAAGGGCCCGCTCGTCGTCGGCCAGGTGCTGACCATCGAGGAGCTGGAGGGCTTCAA encodes:
- a CDS encoding sensor histidine kinase, giving the protein MTVGTSRPTQAQAALLRRSGSPELPAIDPDDLPDGLVVADETGHVVCFNAAAVRITAVARDDAIGLPLERVLPLEDLKGRRWWTLTDPYGGLATRVGQPERNLLLPGGREVLVSARYVRDVPTGPLRRLVVTLRGTEARRRTERSHAELIATVAHELRSPLTSVKGFTATLLAKWERFTDDQKRLMLETVDADANRVTRLIAELLDISRIDSGRLEVRRQPVDMPAAVSRHVQAHIAGGQAPDRFFVRIREQLPDLWADPDKIDQVLGNLLENAVRHGEGTVTIEVAPAAAKNDEKGTAVTVSDEGPGIPEESMGRVFTRFWRGSKRGGTGLGLYIVKGIVEAHGGTITVGRGSGGGAEFRFILPVGTPAYLQ
- the pheS gene encoding phenylalanine--tRNA ligase subunit alpha, which produces MSAPNKSYDPVEVEALKPEQIERMRDEALAAFAAADSLEALAHAKVAHTGGTSPLSLANREIGALPPQAKAEAGKRVGQARGQVSKALAARQAELEAERDARVLVEEAVDVTLPYDRIPAGARHPLTTLSERIEDVFVAMGYEVAEGPEVETEWLNFDALNIATDHPARGEHDTFFVQGSGDTAQAEGPAAGSQGSGVVLRTHTSPVQIRSLLERELPVYVICPGRVYRTDELDATHTPVFHQVELLAVDEGLTMADLKGTLDHMVQALFGEGMKTRLRPNFFPFTEPSAEMDMVCYVCRGESVGNPDRPCRTCSSEGWIELGGCGMVNPKVLTACGVDPSKYSGFAFGFGIERMLMFRHNVEDMRDMVEGDVRFTRPFGMEI